The genomic window ATGAAGATTTTTTGGCCACTGGCAAAATCTGAAAGCTGTTGTGCAACAGCAGGTAAATCTGCTAAACTGTTAACTTCGATATCCATTTTAAAAAAATAAAGGCAAAAGTAATACATAATTGCATTGCTTTTGCCTTTTATAGGTCGTCATTTCGACCGTAGTGGAGAAATCTTTCCCGAATCATCTCGTCAAAGATTTCTCCATTCCACTGTGCTCCAGTCGAAATGACGAATTTATTTATATTCTACCTCGGCGAATACGTCACAACCGGAATAATCATTTCCTCGAGAGAAATACCTCCATGCTGGAAGGTTTCGTTATAATAATTAACAAACTGATTGTAATTGTTCGGATAAACGAAGTAACTGTCTTCCCTTGCAAAAATATAACTGCTGCTGATGTTGATTTTAGGTAACAACGCATCATGAGGGTTTTTAATCAAAAACACTTCTTTTGCATTAAAATTAAGGTTTCTACCTTGTTTGTACCTTAAATTGGTGTTTGTACTCCTATCGCCGATTACTTTAACCGGTTTTTTAACACGGATAGTCCCATGGTCGGTTGTAATGATCACTTTTACCTTTTTCTGAGAGATTTTTTTCAATAAGTCCCAAAGTGGCGAATGCTCAAACCAAGATAAGGTTAACGAACGGTAAGCGGCATCGTCATTGGCCAGCTCCCTGATCATCTGCATATCCGTACGGGCATGACTTAACATATCAACAAAGTTGAATACAATAGCGTTGAAATCGTTCTGCAACAAGTTATTGGTCTGATCAACAAGATCTTTCCCCTGCTCAAAAGTGAGGATTTTATTATAACTGAATTTACAATCTTTTCTTAAACTACGTTTAATGTTATCGGCCAGAAAAGCTTCTTCGTGCATGTTTTTTCCGCCCTCATCATCATCGTTCTGCCACAGCTGTGGGAAACGTTTCTCCATATCCAAAGGCATCATGCCCGAAAAGATGGCGTTACGGGCATATTGTGTTGCTGTTGGCAAAATGCTGGTGTACATATCTTCTTCATCGATCCTGAAATATTCAGAGATTAGCGGATTAATGATTTTCCACTGATCGTACCGTAAATTATCAATCAGAATAAAAAAGACAGGCGTGGTATCGTTAATATGAGGGAAGGCTTTTTTCTTTAATAGCTCATTAGAAAGCAATGGGGCTTTATCTTTTTCTTTAATCCAACCTAAATAATGTTCTTCGATAAATTTAGTAAACTGTGTATTGGCCTCCTGTTTCTGCATGGTTAAAATTTCATGCATTTGCGGGTCGTCGAGTTTTTCAAGTTCCAGTTCCCAAAAAACGATTTTTTTATACACATCCACCCACTCTTCGTAATTCAGCCTGTCGCCAAGCGTCATACCCAACCTGCGGAAATCCTGTTGGTAAGCCATAGAAGTTTTCTCGCTTACCAGGCGTTTGTTATCAATCAGTTTTTTAATGGTTAACAAAACCTGCTTAGGGTTTACAGGCTTAATCAGATAATCGTCAATCTTACTACCAATCGCATCCTCCATTAAATTTTCTTCTTCACTTTTGGTAATCAGCACAACAGGAACATCTGGATTCAGGTTTTTAATGGCCGATAAGGTTTCAATCCCACTCATCCCCGGCATATTTTCATCTAAAAAAACCAGGTCAAAATGAGCTTTTCCAAATGCCTCCAACGCATCGTTCCCATTGGTAAATGTAGTTACATGGTAACCTTTATCATTGAGCAATAATATATGAGGTTTTAATAAGTCGATTTCATCATCGGCCCATAATATTTTAGTTTCTTGCATGTTATTGTAAAAATAGGTAAGTATTGCCTTTTAATTTTGGCAGGTAAATCAAACTATAAATAAAAATAGCAATTTTTGTACCGTATCTATCTATTTAACTATTTTTAACGATTGAACAAGAAGAAAATAATAAATGACCCGGTATACGGTTTCATCAGCATTCCGTCCGAATTAGTTTACGATGTGATCTCACATCCTTATTTCCAACGTTTGCGTTACATCAAACAGCTTGGAATGACTCATTTGGTTTATCCAGGTGCATTACATACGCGTTTCCACCATGCTTTAGGGGCCATGCATTTAATGAGTCTGGCCATAAATCTTTTAAGAAGTAAAGGACATACCATAACTGATGGCGAAGAGGAAGCCGCCATTTTGGCCATTTTACTGCACGATATCGGCCACGGCCCGTTTTCGCACGCATTAGAACATTCTTTGGTAACTGGAATTAGGCACGAAGATATTTCGGCAAAACTAATGCGTGATTTAAATGTGCATTTTGAAGGGCGGTTAACCCATGCCATCGAAATTTTTAATGGCACCTATCCTAAAAAGTTTCTTCATCAACTGATTTCAGGTCAGTTAGATCTCGATAGAATGGATTATTTAAATCGCGATAGCTTTTTTACAGGCGTTAGCGAAGGCGTAATCAGTTTCGATCGGATTATTAAGATGTTTAACGTTTATGATGATGATCTGGTGATTGAGGAGAAAGGCATTTATTCTATCGAGAAATTTTTAATTGCCCGCCGACTGATGTACTGGCAGGTTTACCTGCACAAAACTGTTATTGCTGGCGAAATGATTTTGGTAAAGCTATTAGAGCGCGCAAAAGAGTTATCAGCCGCTGGAGCGGATTTATTTGCTTCACCATCATTAAATTATTTCTTAAAAAACGAGATCAACGAAGCTAATTTCTTTGCGCAGCACGAAAATCTCGAGCATTTTACCAACCTGGATGACCAGGACATTTATGCCGCTGTTAAGGTTTGGACCAAACATCCAGATAAAATTTTGTCTACGTTATGTAAAATGCTTACTTCCAGAAATCTTTATAAGGTAGAAATGGGCAATGAGATGGCCAATCTCGACCGCGTAAACTTTTTACAGGATGCTGCAGTTAATTTATTAGAAATCAAACCCGAGGAAGCAAGGTATTTTGTTTTTACCGATTCGATTCAAAACCGTGCATATAACGCAGGAGTTGGAAATATTAAGATTCTGATGAAAAATAACGATATTGTTGATATTGCGAAGGCATCTGATTTGTCTAATCTCGAGTCGCTGCAAAAAACTGTAGAAAAATATATCCTCTGCTACCCCAGAGGGATTTAAGGTTATTTAACAAAATATTTAACTTTTAGTGCCGTTTTAAGTCTTATTATTGTGTAAAATATACACAGTTTAACCCGAGCAGGTTTTTTTGTTCATATCAATTTAACATATACCTTTGTACGATGCAATTTACTGCCACGCAGATAAGTCAGTTTTTAAACGGTTCCGTTGATGGTAACCCTGATGTAGCCGTTACCGAACTTTCAAAAATAGAAGACGGAAAGGAAGGTTCTTTGTCTTTTCTTTCGAACCCTAAGTACGAAAACTTTTTGTATTCCACTCAGGCGTCAGTCGTTATCGTATCAAAGGATTTCACCCCTACCCAACCATATACCAGTACATTAATACGTGTAGAAAATCCATATAGCGCTTTTACAATCTTGTTGGATAAATATAATGAAGCCATTAATGCCCAGACTGCACAATCGGGAATTGATAAGCTTGCATTTGTTCACCCTACAGCGAAAATTGGCAAAAACGTGTTTATAGATGCTTTTGCCTATGTAGCCGAAAATGTAGAAATAGCAGATGGCTGTAAAATAAATGCGCAAACCTTTATCGGTGCAAATTCTAAAGTCGGCGAAAACAGTACGTTTTTTCCAGGTGTAAAAATTTATCACAATTCAATAATCGGCAGCAGGGTTGTTATTCATTCCAATACGGTTATCGGAAGCGATGGTTTTGGTTTTGCTCCTCAAAAAGACGGTACTTACAATAAAATCCCTCAGATTGGAAACGTTATAATCGAAGATGACGTAGAAATTGGCGCAAATACAACTGTAGATCGTGCAACAATGGGATCAACAATTGTAAAGAAAGGTGCAAAAATCGATAACCTGATCCAGATTGCGCACAATGTAGAGATTGGCGAGAACACGGTTTTAGCTGCACAATCAGGCATATCAGGAAGTACAAAAATTGGCCCTAACAGTGTTGTTGGCGGGCAAGTTGGTATAGCCGGGCACTTAACATTAGCTAAAGGCACCCAGATTGGCGCTCAGGCTGGTATCAATTTTAATATTACAGAAGAAAATAAACAATGGCACGGTAGTCCGGCGCAACCTTTGCGCAACTGGATGCGTGCCTCCGTAATTTTTAAACATCTTCCAGATGTAGAAAAAAGAATAAACGCGCTCGAACAGGAATTGAAAAAGCTTACAGCTGAACTGGAAAAGAATACAATACACAATGAACGTTAGACAAAAAACGATTAAACAAGAAATATCAGCATCTGGTGTTGGTTTACACACAGGCGCTAATGTTACTTTAACATTTTGCCCGGCCCCCGAAAATCATGGCTTTAAATTTCAGCGTATTGATTTAGATGGCCACCCGATTATTGAAGCCGATGCAGATAACGTTACAGACACATCACGGGGTACTACGCTTACCCAAAATGGCGCTAGCGTTAGCACTGTAGAACATGTAATGGCATCCTTGGTTGGTATGGACCTCGATAACGTACTGATTAAATTAGATGGACCAGAAACCCCGATTATGGATGGTAGCTCTATCCAGTTTGTTGATTTACTGGAGGAAGTAGGTACGGTTGAGCAAAATGCAGATCGCGAGTATTTCACCATTCCACATAACATTACCTATACCGAAGAAGATAGAAAAGTAGAAATTGTTGCCATGCCGTTAGACGACTATCGTTTTACATGTATGATCGATTATAATTCTCCTGTTTTAGGCAGTCAGCATGCCGGTATTAATACCATTGCAGAGTTTAAGAAAGAAATTGCTTCATGCCGTACCTTCTGTTTCTTACACGAATTGGAATACCAGTTATCGCATAATTTAATTAAAGGTGGCGATTTAAATAACGCCATTGTAATTGTAGATAAAGAGGTTACGAAGGATGAATTGAGCCACCTGGCTAAATTATTTAACCGCAAGGATATCGATGTTGCCCCACAGGGAATTTTGAACAACATGGAATTGCGTTACCAAAATGAGCCTGCCCGTCATAAATTATTAGATATGATCGGCGATTTAGCTTTGGTTGGCATGCATTTAAAAGGCCACATTATGGCTGCACGCCCTGGCCACGCAGCAAATGTTGCTTTTGCCAAAAAAATTAAAGCAGCGATTAAAAAAGAGAAAAACAAAAAAATACAAAAGGTGTACGATCCGAGTGCAAAGCCATTATATGATGTTGTTCAGATTATGGACATTTTGCCTCACCGTCAACCATTTTTATTTGTAGATAAAATATTAGAGCTTTCTAAAAACCACGTGGTTGGCGTTAAAAACGTAACCATGAACGAGGAGTTTTTTAGAGGTCACTTTCCTGGCGCACCGGTTTTTCCGGGTGTAATCCAAATTGAGGCAATGGCTCAGGTTGGTGGTATTTTAGTATTAAGTACCGTTCCAGACCCAAGAAATTATTTAACTTATTTCTTAAAGATAGATAACGTACGTTTTAGAGCTCAGGTACTTCCTGGCGATACTATTGTTTTCCGTTGCGATTTACTTGAACCGATCAGACGGGGTATTGCCCAGATGAAAGGCGTAGGTATGGTTGGTGAAAAAAT from Flavobacterium sp. W4I14 includes these protein-coding regions:
- a CDS encoding CheY-like chemotaxis protein (product_source=COG0784; cath_funfam=3.40.30.10,3.40.50.2300; cog=COG0784; pfam=PF00072,PF08665; smart=SM00448; superfamily=52172,53649), which produces MQETKILWADDEIDLLKPHILLLNDKGYHVTTFTNGNDALEAFGKAHFDLVFLDENMPGMSGIETLSAIKNLNPDVPVVLITKSEEENLMEDAIGSKIDDYLIKPVNPKQVLLTIKKLIDNKRLVSEKTSMAYQQDFRRLGMTLGDRLNYEEWVDVYKKIVFWELELEKLDDPQMHEILTMQKQEANTQFTKFIEEHYLGWIKEKDKAPLLSNELLKKKAFPHINDTTPVFFILIDNLRYDQWKIINPLISEYFRIDEEDMYTSILPTATQYARNAIFSGMMPLDMEKRFPQLWQNDDDEGGKNMHEEAFLADNIKRSLRKDCKFSYNKILTFEQGKDLVDQTNNLLQNDFNAIVFNFVDMLSHARTDMQMIRELANDDAAYRSLTLSWFEHSPLWDLLKKISQKKVKVIITTDHGTIRVKKPVKVIGDRSTNTNLRYKQGRNLNFNAKEVFLIKNPHDALLPKINISSSYIFAREDSYFVYPNNYNQFVNYYNETFQHGGISLEEMIIPVVTYSPR
- a CDS encoding HD superfamily phosphohydrolase (product_source=COG1078; cath_funfam=1.10.3210.10; cog=COG1078; ko=KO:K06885; pfam=PF01966,PF19276; smart=SM00471; superfamily=109604), whose product is MNKKKIINDPVYGFISIPSELVYDVISHPYFQRLRYIKQLGMTHLVYPGALHTRFHHALGAMHLMSLAINLLRSKGHTITDGEEEAAILAILLHDIGHGPFSHALEHSLVTGIRHEDISAKLMRDLNVHFEGRLTHAIEIFNGTYPKKFLHQLISGQLDLDRMDYLNRDSFFTGVSEGVISFDRIIKMFNVYDDDLVIEEKGIYSIEKFLIARRLMYWQVYLHKTVIAGEMILVKLLERAKELSAAGADLFASPSLNYFLKNEINEANFFAQHENLEHFTNLDDQDIYAAVKVWTKHPDKILSTLCKMLTSRNLYKVEMGNEMANLDRVNFLQDAAVNLLEIKPEEARYFVFTDSIQNRAYNAGVGNIKILMKNNDIVDIAKASDLSNLESLQKTVEKYILCYPRGI
- a CDS encoding UDP-3-O-[3-hydroxymyristoyl] glucosamine N-acyltransferase (product_source=KO:K02536; cath_funfam=2.160.10.10; cog=COG1044; ko=KO:K02536; pfam=PF04613,PF14602; smart=SM00710; superfamily=51161; tigrfam=TIGR01853), which encodes MQFTATQISQFLNGSVDGNPDVAVTELSKIEDGKEGSLSFLSNPKYENFLYSTQASVVIVSKDFTPTQPYTSTLIRVENPYSAFTILLDKYNEAINAQTAQSGIDKLAFVHPTAKIGKNVFIDAFAYVAENVEIADGCKINAQTFIGANSKVGENSTFFPGVKIYHNSIIGSRVVIHSNTVIGSDGFGFAPQKDGTYNKIPQIGNVIIEDDVEIGANTTVDRATMGSTIVKKGAKIDNLIQIAHNVEIGENTVLAAQSGISGSTKIGPNSVVGGQVGIAGHLTLAKGTQIGAQAGINFNITEENKQWHGSPAQPLRNWMRASVIFKHLPDVEKRINALEQELKKLTAELEKNTIHNER
- a CDS encoding UDP-3-O-[3-hydroxymyristoyl] N-acetylglucosamine deacetylase/3-hydroxyacyl-[acyl-carrier-protein] dehydratase (product_source=KO:K16363; cath_funfam=3.10.129.10,3.30.1700.10,3.30.230.20; cog=COG0764,COG0774; ko=KO:K16363; pfam=PF03331,PF07977; superfamily=54211,54637; tigrfam=TIGR00325,TIGR01750), whose translation is MNVRQKTIKQEISASGVGLHTGANVTLTFCPAPENHGFKFQRIDLDGHPIIEADADNVTDTSRGTTLTQNGASVSTVEHVMASLVGMDLDNVLIKLDGPETPIMDGSSIQFVDLLEEVGTVEQNADREYFTIPHNITYTEEDRKVEIVAMPLDDYRFTCMIDYNSPVLGSQHAGINTIAEFKKEIASCRTFCFLHELEYQLSHNLIKGGDLNNAIVIVDKEVTKDELSHLAKLFNRKDIDVAPQGILNNMELRYQNEPARHKLLDMIGDLALVGMHLKGHIMAARPGHAANVAFAKKIKAAIKKEKNKKIQKVYDPSAKPLYDVVQIMDILPHRQPFLFVDKILELSKNHVVGVKNVTMNEEFFRGHFPGAPVFPGVIQIEAMAQVGGILVLSTVPDPRNYLTYFLKIDNVRFRAQVLPGDTIVFRCDLLEPIRRGIAQMKGVGMVGEKIVVEAEMMAQISKIKQAEPAQ